ATTTTACGTTTACACCGATGCTAGCATTGATTATTACAGGGTTCTTAACGTTTATGTTCGTAGGACCTGTCATGCGTGGTGTATCTGATGGATTGACTGATGGTTTAGTATGGTTATATGATACAACAGGAGCAATTGGGTTAGGAGTATTCGGTTTATTTTATTCACCGATCGTGATTACTGGTTTACACCAAAGTTTTCCAGCTATTGAAACGACTCTTTTAGCAGAAGTAGCTAAAACAGGCGGTTCATTTATCTTCCCAGTGGCTTCTATGGCCAATGTGGCTCAAGGTGGGGCGGCTTTAGCCGTGATGTTTTTAACAAAAAATGAGAAACAAAAAAGCTTAGCAACTTCAGCAAGTATCTCAGCCTTACTTGGTATTACAGAACCAGCCATTTTTGGGGTTAACTTAAAACTTAAGTTTCCATTTATCTGTGCAATGATAGCTTCAGCCGTTGCAACAACATTTATTGGATTCTTTCATGTTTTAGCTGTTGCAATGGGACCTGCTAGTGTGATTGGCTTCATTTCAATTGCACCAAAATCAATTCCTTATTACATGATAGGAATTGTCATTAGCATTGTTGTAGCGTTTATCACAACTTATTTATATGGTAAGAAAAATGGTCATCTGTTTGCAGAAGCTACTGTATCTGGAGCTGCAACTAATACAGCAGTAGAAATAAATGAAGATCCTGAGGAAAGTATTAAAACTGTACAAGATGATGTGTTAGAATCACCAATTGCTGGTGAAGTTGTTCAATTAAAAGAGGTCAATGATCCGGTATTTTCTCAAGAGATGATGGGGAAAGGGATTGCGATTTCTCCGACTGATGGCAACGTGTATGCCCCTGCTGATGGTGAATTAACTGTTGTGTATGATTCAAAACATGCGTACGGTATTATGACAGATAAAAAGGCTGAGGTATTGATTCATATCGGTATTGATACAGTGCAATTAAATGGTGAAGGATTTACAACTGAAAAAACAAGTGGTGACATAGTTAAAAAAGGTGATTTATTAGGAACAGTTGATTTAGACTTGTTAA
This genomic stretch from Vagococcus sp. CY52-2 harbors:
- a CDS encoding sucrose-specific PTS transporter subunit IIBC, with translation MDYKKVAQEINNALGQDNLQAAAHCATRLRLVLKDSGKVNQAALDNIDAVKGTFEVNGQFQIIIGAGEVNKVYKELVALTNVKEVSTSEVKEEAATGKKQNPIMDFIKVLSDIFVPIVPALVAGGLLMALNNVLTAEQLFGPQSVVQMYPVLQDYAGIINLLASAPFAFLPILVGFSATKRFGGNPYLGAAMGMAMVMPDLVNGYGVANAIADGTMNYWHIFGMDVAQAGYQGSVLPVLAVSWILATLEKFFHKRISNAFDFTFTPMLALIITGFLTFMFVGPVMRGVSDGLTDGLVWLYDTTGAIGLGVFGLFYSPIVITGLHQSFPAIETTLLAEVAKTGGSFIFPVASMANVAQGGAALAVMFLTKNEKQKSLATSASISALLGITEPAIFGVNLKLKFPFICAMIASAVATTFIGFFHVLAVAMGPASVIGFISIAPKSIPYYMIGIVISIVVAFITTYLYGKKNGHLFAEATVSGAATNTAVEINEDPEESIKTVQDDVLESPIAGEVVQLKEVNDPVFSQEMMGKGIAISPTDGNVYAPADGELTVVYDSKHAYGIMTDKKAEVLIHIGIDTVQLNGEGFTTEKTSGDIVKKGDLLGTVDLDLLKEKGYDPTVMMIVTNTNAFSNIEALNKKEVAAKEDLLVVTQPTE